The Lathamus discolor isolate bLatDis1 chromosome 18, bLatDis1.hap1, whole genome shotgun sequence region ATCCCCGAATGCTAAAACGACAACCAGCTATTGAGCTACCTTTGGGGGTAGAATACGTCTCAGAGGAGGTTAGCTCTGCAAACAAAGAAACTGTTTCCAAACCTCCTGAGGAGCCTGAAACCAAGGAAAGCGATCTTACCAAAAAGTCTCGGAAGGGTCCGAAAGTTAAAGGGTTCATGTACGAGTGTAACGTATGTGGTGCTCGGTATAAGAAAAGGGACAATTATGAAGCCCATAAGAAATACTACTGTTCAGAACTGCAGCTCTCAAAGCCTCGTTCTTCCACTTCCCATACCTCTTCAGAGACTGAGAAAAGTGTTGCGGATCCTGACACGTGGCCCCAGATGATGCATTACAAGCTAGGGAGCAGCTTGGAGCTCACCCCGCTCCGAAAGAGGCGAAAGGAAAAGAGCCTCGGTGATGATGAGGAGCCTCCAGCTTTTGAGCTGTCTGAGACTCCCTCCTCCAGTACTGCACCAGGCACTCAGTTTGCAAACCCAGCATCATCTGATGTCACGTTAAACCTAACCCGTGAATCCATTAAGTCACCAGCAGATCCGGGTAAATCCACACCTTCCGATGTCAGTGCCAGCTTCCATTCCAGGAATACCAAACCGGCTCCAAGTGCAGAGGGCAAAGAGAGAAGAACAACCTCAAAGGAGATATCTGTTATCCAGCACACAAGCTCCTTTGAGAAGTCTGACTCTATTGAACAAGCGAGCGGCTTGGAAGAAGACAAACCCTTGCCACAGTACTCGTCTCAGCCGGCACCCCAGCACAGCCGACCGCCTCActccctgcagcccaggctggTACGGCAGCCCAACATCCAGGTCCCAGAGATTCTGGTCACAGAAGAGCCCGACAGACCAGAAACGGAGCCAGAGCCTCCACCAAAAGAGccagagaaaacagaggaaTTCCAGTGGCCGCAGAGGAGCCAGACCCTTTCTCAGCTCCCAGCAGAGAAACTTCCACCAAAAAAGAAGAGGCTGCGGCTGGCAGAAATGGCTCAGTCCTCCGGAGAGTCCAGTTTTGAATCCGTCTCCCTCACCCGAAGCCCAAGTCAGGAAAGCAGCGTATCCCACGGCTCCAGCCACTCTGTCTCATTTGATCGTGAAGATCACGGCAAGTCAGAGTCAACGAGCCAGCCCTCTGAATCCCACCCAAAGCCTCCTGGTGTTGGCTCACACATGTTGATGGTACCAAGCCACCATCACCATTCCAGGGAAATGCGGAGATCTGCTTCTGAGCAGACACCGAATGTGTCCCATCCTTCCCAGATGTCGGAGACCCGCAGTAAATCTTTCGACTACGGGAGCTTGTCGTCCACTCCTGCCTCAACCCCCGGCCCCTCATCCTCCTCAGCTCCGCAGGAGCGAAGGAAATGCTTTCTAGTTAGGCAAGCATCCCTCACTAGGCACCCAGAGCATGAGCCAGACTCAGCCCCAACAGGTCGGCCGGAGGCAGAAGATCCAATTCCTTCTACAAGTAAATCTCCTTCAACAAGTTTGCCCCAGCAGCCGACATCTTCATCCCCTTTGCCCTCTCACGGTACTTACCCAAGTGAAAAGAGTCAGCCAAAAGACAGCCCTCAGCCAGCATACACCCAGCCATACACAGAAGCTCTGCAAGTGTTTCATCCCGTACCACAGCTAACGCTGCATGAAAAGCAGTTCATGTCCCCACAGGTTTCTATTTTTCCCTACCAGCACCTCCTGCCGCAGCCAGGGCAGTCTGCAGAGCTCTTTGCCGCACACACGATGTCTGACATCCTCTCTGCTCAGTTCACCATGCCTCAGATTCCTCCTTCCATATTTCAGACCCCACCACTGCCTCTCCCGCAAACGCTCATCCACCCAGGCCCGCTTCATATTGCTCCTCCGCTGATGTCTCACCCGGCTGAGGTGCCATTCAGGCAGCATCCTTCATTCCTGCCGGTTCATTATCCCGTCTCCTCACCAATACCTTCAgccttttttctgcctcttcagtCTCAGTTTGCTCTCCAGTTGCCAGGTGAAGCTGGTGAACATTTACCACAGATCAAATCCAGTTTGTTTGCAACAGCGGGAGCCTCCACTCTTTCCCCGTGCACGGAATATGACTCGGATAGTAGGTTGCATCCTCTGACCTGCACAACAAGTCCTTCGGTGACTGTATCCGCATCTCAGCTCGTTGTTCCGACGCGGTCAGACCCAGTGGTGTCACTTGTGGTCCCTGTTCGCATACAGACAAATATGCCATCCTATGGGAGTGCGATGTACACAACGCTGTCCCAGATTCTGGTCACTCAATCCCAGTGCAGTTCCTCTTCTATCGTACTCCCCACATTTGATGATCACCAATCCAAGGGTACCCTGGTCTGTAGCGCTGATGTTCATGGACTAGGTTTTGATCTGGCACAGATGATCACAGAGGATCAAAGAAGCATTTTCCAGAGCCCATACCTGAGAGTGCCCTTACCTTTACCGGAACGGAAAGGGTATATGCCACTCACCTCCCCATCAGACAGTGTCCTTGGACTGGAAGCAGGCACATCAACAGTTGGTGGAAGCAAAAGAATGCTCTCTCCAGCTGGTAGCTTGGAGCTGACCATGGAAACCCAACAGCAGAAGAGAGTGAAAGAGGAGGAAGTGtctgaagcagaagagaagtTGGAAGTGGTGAAGCCACCCAGTGCGatagaggaagggaaaaagcaggATAAGTCTCACTTGCTTGCAGAAAGCCAAGGGAGGGTCGAGGTTGAAACACCACCTAGCTTGTCCTCAGAGCAGTCAGAGCCAAAGGAAATCCCAAGTACTTCACAGCAAGCTGTGTCCCATTCAGGTTCTCCAAGttttgaggcactggaagagtaTAAGCAGCCAGCTGGCAAGCAGTTCCTCAACAAGGCACCTTTGCAACCCGTGAAGAAAGAAGACTCCAAAGAACTGGTGGAGCAGTCTCCGCCAAACCCTCCAAGCACTGCACCTCTGTCTGAGGTCGCTCATAGTACAATGAAGTCTCGAGAAGGTACAGATACGAAGAAGGTACTTCAGTTCCCCAGTCTCCACACAACCACTAATGTCAGTTGGTGCTATTTAAACTACATAAAGCCAAATCATATCCAGCAAGCTGATCGAAGGTCTTCAGTGTATGCCAGCTGGTGTATTAGCTTGTATAATCCTAACCTTCCAGGTATATCCACTAAAGCAGCCCTGTCCCTCCTGAGGTCCAAGCAGAAGGTGAGCAAGGAAACCTACACCATGGCTACTGCTCCACGTCCAGAGGCAGGCAGGCTTGTCCCGTCCAGCTCCAGGAAGCCAAAAATGACCGAGGTAATGCAATCCTATATATTTCTCCTCATCCATTTGGATTCATGGGAAGAGGGGGACGAGGGACGGGGAATTGCTATTCTTAGTTTAATAGGAGTTTATTCATCCCTCTCTCAGTTTGGTAAGCACTTGTTCTCAATGAAACTTTTAGAATGAAGAAGCTAAAACCCActgttatatataaaataaaaggcaagCCTGCTCCAAGGCAATGTGCCATATTTCTGTTCTCCAGTTTCTACTTGCCTTGTAATCAAAAGAGCATGTAGGAATCACCACCGCACCATGAACTGCCACTGCTCAAGCACAAAGGATTAGACTTGATTTGCATTTGTCTTGATATTTCAAATAGCTTTACaactttttttattccttttttttttttttttcctaactgctGTTATAATTCCCTACATTTTGCATGTTATAAATGAAAAAGGATTACCTTGGGGAAATGGGATTCTGTCTGGTTGTGCATCTACTGATCTCACAGTAATGAACATGGAGAGGCATGCTTAAAAGtagttaaaaatattaaaggaagATTTGCAAGTGTATTTAGGCCCCCAAAGAAGCGTAAAGGCATGCAGTGACATTTACAAAAGTGCCTCAGCAGTTTAGACATGGAGTCTAGTTAAAACACCCGTGTCATTTGGTCCATTTAAGTTAATGTCCTTAGCTGTCTACCTGCTTTTGTGGGTATCTAAGGATATTTTAGACCTGGTCTTTAGAGTTAAGGGGAGCAAGGCAAACAGCTTCGCAGGGGCAGAGCTCACCAAAGGCATTGGCCACAAAGGCACAGAAGTCTTTACCGCACTTCTGGTAGCTGCCTAATGTTATCTGTCTCGTTTTGAGGCCAGACTTTTCCCCTCTTGGTTAATGCTGAACCATACAGATCCCTTTAATCCAGATCATGTTCATGCAGATTAGCAAACAGAATTGCTCTAAAGATTTTGCAGTTTGATATTCATCTCAAGTCAATTTATATCGATGGattattcattttatttctgtatcatGAAATGAATGCTAAATATTAAATTTATCAtaattgctgctgcagctgctgcttatAAGTGCATCTTAAAATACACAGTAGAGTCACTTTGACTCAATAAATCTTTATTTCTATTCAGCATTTCCATCATTCTTCTGCAGAAATCCAAACGATAGAATTTCTAGGGACACAGGGGCAAAAAACACACTAGTGCTTGATATTATGCACTCTTCTTCAAAGGACTTTATCTGAATGGT contains the following coding sequences:
- the HIVEP3 gene encoding transcription factor HIVEP3 isoform X2; its protein translation is MDPEQSQKSTKKAEESPRKRLPKGEAFQASISSAATYQGSSAPSQGTPLRDIISQQHFSGSLPIPREESQEKTGHQKQPKPSSFEHPPHVSQLQQHALSPAFMSPGKPEHVLEGPTWQLVDPVRPGPSGSFSSPGLHSHHGQLLPSHSPIIPGEDMPSVQKVYIPRPSQVSLKQAEEVHKKEKKPQKPGKYICQYCSRPCAKPSVLQKHIRSHTGERPYPCIPCGFSFKTKSNLYKHRKSHAHRIKAGLASGIGAEMYPSSLEMERIGGEDFEEPTEGESTDSEEETGAMSGHSVELSPRQKHTLLSSSLLSGGSQGSSHDRCSLSHSSMSQSLEDSTQFAEPSSDHPLSHKSEDTHTIKQKLALRLSERKKVIDEQAFLSPGSKGSTESGYFSRSESAEQQISPPNTNAKSYAEIIFGKCGRIGQRTSALGANTSQGFPHLSSEEKPSMVPLSVPRTQVIEHITKLITINEAVVDTSEIDSVKPRRSSLSRRSSIESPKSGVYREPFQFDIKSGSSSQLDAAKVLTSHGEKVKPEQSLLSLQQSHSATETVPLLRSHSMPSAACTISSPHTFRGSYSFDDHIMEPEVLSRSQAFSSHPRMLKRQPAIELPLGVEYVSEEVSSANKETVSKPPEEPETKESDLTKKSRKGPKVKGFMYECNVCGARYKKRDNYEAHKKYYCSELQLSKPRSSTSHTSSETEKSVADPDTWPQMMHYKLGSSLELTPLRKRRKEKSLGDDEEPPAFELSETPSSSTAPGTQFANPASSDVTLNLTRESIKSPADPGKSTPSDVSASFHSRNTKPAPSAEGKERRTTSKEISVIQHTSSFEKSDSIEQASGLEEDKPLPQYSSQPAPQHSRPPHSLQPRLVRQPNIQVPEILVTEEPDRPETEPEPPPKEPEKTEEFQWPQRSQTLSQLPAEKLPPKKKRLRLAEMAQSSGESSFESVSLTRSPSQESSVSHGSSHSVSFDREDHGKSESTSQPSESHPKPPGVGSHMLMVPSHHHHSREMRRSASEQTPNVSHPSQMSETRSKSFDYGSLSSTPASTPGPSSSSAPQERRKCFLVRQASLTRHPEHEPDSAPTGRPEAEDPIPSTSKSPSTSLPQQPTSSSPLPSHGTYPSEKSQPKDSPQPAYTQPYTEALQVFHPVPQLTLHEKQFMSPQVSIFPYQHLLPQPGQSAELFAAHTMSDILSAQFTMPQIPPSIFQTPPLPLPQTLIHPGPLHIAPPLMSHPAEVPFRQHPSFLPVHYPVSSPIPSAFFLPLQSQFALQLPGEAGEHLPQIKSSLFATAGASTLSPCTEYDSDSRLHPLTCTTSPSVTVSASQLVVPTRSDPVVSLVVPVRIQTNMPSYGSAMYTTLSQILVTQSQCSSSSIVLPTFDDHQSKGTLVCSADVHGLGFDLAQMITEDQRSIFQSPYLRVPLPLPERKGYMPLTSPSDSVLGLEAGTSTVGGSKRMLSPAGSLELTMETQQQKRVKEEEVSEAEEKLEVVKPPSAIEEGKKQDKSHLLAESQGRVEVETPPSLSSEQSEPKEIPSTSQQAVSHSGSPSFEALEEYKQPAGKQFLNKAPLQPVKKEDSKELVEQSPPNPPSTAPLSEVAHSTMKSREGTDTKKVLQFPSLHTTTNVSWCYLNYIKPNHIQQADRRSSVYASWCISLYNPNLPGISTKAALSLLRSKQKVSKETYTMATAPRPEAGRLVPSSSRKPKMTEVHLPSLLSNEGRKDITRAEKEEDKRGKPEEEALVTKRGEPVRIKIFEGGYKSNEEYVYVRGRGRGKYVCEECGIRCKKPSMLKKHIRTHTDVRPYVCKYCNFAFKTKGNLTKHMKSKAHSKKCQEMGVLVSSLVDLEAEEGTSEDLFQDSEGREGSEPIEEHQFSDLEESDEDDDNEDEEDEEEEESQDEPPLKLPEGKHTTLLMHSSGGSPSSQEEGTETALSLAQETISSSQKAGEGQQASSSGLETKWSADSSDVAVCHSFLSLHRPALTSTEQLASAERESVTRPQMALVMDLATSKDTSPRKRWSPSQDSGRGGGSSRPMLARKHLLTKNETSPKRFSPTAELSSLRCLSPGRGLSPCQRVSPRREASPLRCVSPRLELSPSRHLSPRRELSPRTYLPPEGEVSPVRHSSPSREMSSVRYLSLKKVLSPGCSEPSRYPSPGKEDLPGTSKSAADDQVQSSYQAQHGILSSMPLPHRFFGKNIQLYESKLPHISP